ACTACGCCAGGAGATTGAACTTAGGTAGGGCAAAAACGGTGGTGGACTGGGTAAATTTTTTACTAAATGAAAAAAACACACTAAATGTCCACACCGGCACTCAACCTGGGGGAGATAGAAATAAGCTTAGGCAGACCATTGCACTAACAACACCCTCTATTGTTTTTAAGGACAAATTCATTtatatctttttctttgttttactcTTAAATCTTTGTACTTAGCTCCACCACTGGGCACAATTATAATCAAACTATAGTACCAACCACCTTAATCAACAAATTAGTAAGTGCACATATAACTCGGTATCACAAGAAATGATTCCATCACTGTATATTAAAGTGAGCAGTTGCTGCTTAATTTGTGTAGACTTTAGTTTTTGAATACTACAACTAAAGAGAGACCAAAGCCATGCGCTACGGACGCATAGAACGAGCCAAACAAAGGTAATCGAAAAAAAAACGAGCCAAACAATATGAGCCTTGATTCTTCTCCccttatatataatttttttttttttgaaattttttgacGTACATGCTTGTATGTCATACATGAATTTATAAATATGACAATGAATTTATTGTCATTGTGGTAACATGtattagtctttttttttttttttttggggtgaaATCTCATGTCACCAACAACCTTGTAAGTTGTAACAAGTTttgaataataatttttttccagGGTTGAAAACACCCGGAcaaaaattatgattttattggaAGGTCTTGTTTAGTAAAAACGAGACTTTTCTCTCAAAACCCTAAGCGGCAGCCAGTCTTTCCGTACCAGTTTTATGCTCGGTCCGACGGCACGCCCTCGCCGCATCGTCGTCGGACTGACCAGAGGGGACCTCGTGTCCATTGCTGGGTTGTCCTGGAGTAAGCGTAGTCGAAGTAGTGGAGGTTTCGGGGACGCTTCGTTGGCTAGGGCGCTTGGAGGCTTTGCCGGGGAGAGGCAGCAGTGGTTTGATGGCAGGAGGGAGAGACTAGTGGTGTCGCTTGGTGGTGATGAGCGTTTGGCGGAGAGGTTGGGATCCACTGTGCGCAAAACTGATCGGAAATCTCCGATCGGTTTTGGGTTGCTAGGATCCGTTCAGGTGCTAGAGATGGTGAGCCGGGGTCCACAGGTTGACGGCGAGATGGAGGGATGACCTGCGATCAGCCGGCGTAGTGCAAATGATGGCGGAGACGCCGCCGGTGGGACAACCAGGGAGTTGCAGGAGGGCTGGTGGCATCGTGGCCTCTGCTATCTTCTACTTCGACGTGGGTTGGGTGACTCTTGGGTCTGGGCTTCGGCTCTGGGCCCAAGTTgtctttattttcttattttgttttattgttttttacttttagtaagaTACGGCTATCTGCCGGAAATAAATCCCTATCACTATCTGGTAGGGTGACGTGGGCTTGGTCCCGGTATGTacactcagtgtgccttgtTTGGCCTAGTGAGGCGGCGTGCCATTGTTAGATGTGAGCAACCTCTTAGTGGCAGAATGAAATGAAGTGTCGTTGGATTTATTCTCCAGCGACAACATAATAGGAAAGCTAAGATTATGATAATTATGCTTCGTGAttgtaatcgagttatctttccattatgtcaaagcaaatggagtgccaatagagcactctttgctaactGGTGCTTATTAGAATACATGAATTCTATAGAGACTCTTGATATTATTTTAGAACGTGCTCTCGATtattattgtaatcaggggtttaggttCAATGTCCCCCCTTTGTATTCGGCAGTTTCatcaatcaaggcttgagggtagcCGTACAAgccctttatttaaaaaaaaaagaaaaagttttgaATAAATTTATTGTAAatgttgtgattttgattcaattataGGTAATTAGTATAAAATGAATGTGGTAACACATTGTTGTATATGAATTGaattgtaattttgatttaaCTAAATGTAAATAATTATATGATATACATCATATTACaataaaggattaaatactgtttactccctatacttatagggtttcatcgtttcagtccctgaccttcaaatttgacctaaaaagtccctaaactctcaatgtcctcccaattggtccctgccgtcaaaattttatgttaaagttgctgaaaatgtctattatgccctcacttactttgttttttttaatttattttttctctctcttttatttcttttttttcatttcacctcttgaaggtctgtggattggaaccatcttgatgaggaggtGAATGAAAGGAGGcgagagagctggaagaagaagaagaggtaaaaagaagaaaaaaaaaagaaaaaaaaagaggaagagcaatatatatatatatatatatattaagtaaatgagggtataatagactttttaggggaagataacggagtttttgacggTAGGGACCAATTAGGacgaaattgagagttcagggactttttaggtgaaattcgaaggtcaaggactgaaacgatgaaacccgataagtatagggagtaagcaatATTTAACTCTACAATAAACAACTCCTTTTTTTGTGCTTAATTTGACCTTTTCCTTTCATATATAACAATGACTCCATGATTTAAGCATTACTACATATTCTATTCTTTTAATCtcataaaaatggtgagcaaatttgaatccctgAATTATAGAGAAATAAACTACCAGACAATAAGATCCATATATAGCTCGCTAGCTATAATGTACATTATTATTTTAGATAGTGATGGCTGCATGtcacaactattttttttttccctcatcctctcctcttcttctctgtcTATTCTCAATTATCTTCTTCTCAGCATGCCCTCTTCCTCTAtgtgatatttttttatttatttctttaaccatgtgttggtttgtttttttttttttgggtgatagTTGAAAAGATGAAAAGCCCCTCACGTTCTAACCAAGTTAACAgaaaattggatggaaagtctAAAAAATAACGATAGGGTGTAAAtcggcaacaattagaaaagtgagggtgtagataatcaaaattgaaatatcAAGGGGTAAATCGACAGCCATTGGAAAAGTCAGGGggtaatttggctattttgccttcattttttaaaaaaaaaaagtttgacgTACATGCTTGTATGTCATACATGAATTTATAAATATGACAATAAATTTATTGTCATTGTGGTAACATGCAtgagtctttttttttgggtgcaaTCTCATGTCACCTACAACCTTATAACAAGTTTTGAATAAATTTATTgttaatgttgtaattttgattcaattataAGTTATTTGTATAAAATAAATGTGGTAACACAATGTTGTCTATGAATTGaattgtaattttgatttaaCTAAATGTAAATAATTATATGATATATATCACGGTACAATAAACAACTCCTTTATTTTGTGCTTAATTTGACCTTTTCCTTTCATATATAACAATGACACCCATGATTGTAGTAATATTCTATTCTTTTAATCTCATACAGAGAGAAATAAACTACCAGACAATAAGATCCATATATAGCTCGCTAGCTATAATGTACATTATTATTTTAGATAGTGATGGCTGCATGTCAAAACAGTAACATAAATAAAACAGACTTGCGAGCTAGAATTAACTAATAAATCTGTCACAAATTTTAAAAGGATTTTTGATTCTCACAATCTAAATTTGGCCCGGTCTGAACACTAAACAGACTAGCATATCTTTTGAAATAACCAATTCGATCATTCACTCGTGCATCGCTACCTATTCCGCACTCGAGTTCACCGTTGATGATGTTCGTCACCATCCCGAACCCAGTAGTCCTATTCGCCGCCACATCAGCTTGCGTTTGCGCATATCGACCTGCCATGACATCGTGGCATGAGGGCTTCGGCTTTTGCTCAGTCATCCAGAACCATAAAGCCGTTTTGAATGCGATGATGGAACTGTTTGCTACTAATTCTGGATTCTTTAGCCCATCAAACCCTAATGCCTTGCCTGCCTGGCCATAATTATAGTTCCTGCAAAAGATTTTAACTCAAAACATTAACACGAGGAATCATACACTAATTTGAAAAGTTTAGGCGCGGCTGCACGTAAATAATTGGCTGGCCAAAACTAGATTGATCTTGTTAATTAAGTAACGTAGTATAAATGCGCGCTATTTAACTTTTAAAACAAACTCTAAACTCAGAAATAGAAACTCAATCTTAATATATGACGACATTGGAGTGACGACAAGTTGAACAACATTaattaatctcattattattTGCAGTAATTGATAAATGAATCAAATTATACTTACCAAGATAATTGAACTGGTCCTCTTCCTTTGTAAGATTTGCCAGGATAGCATGGCCACTCTTTGTTGGTATCATCACAGTAATTGCTGGTCGGACTGATTTCCTCTTTATAGCACAAACCCCACGAATATGGTCCGTCGGGGGCAGTAGCCCACCCTCCCGTGGTCTCGTGAGAGATCTGagcaagaaatgctgcaatctCGCGCTTTCGGGTGGATAGACTTCCAGTGGTGCCGAATTCCGGGAAGAATTTGGTTGCCTTGATGAAGGAGCGGTAGGTATAGAAGTCATTTGCAGGGCATGCCTTGTCGTCCTTGTGTAGAAACAAGTTGTTGTAAAGCTTTTTCTTGATCAAAGTAGATACTGGATGAGCCTCAGCTTCCCATGATGAgatggagaaaagaaagatggTAGTGAGGGAGAAGAGGACGACTGCAGATGACAGCGAGACCGCAGCCATGGATGTAGCAGTTGCAGGGGATGATAGTTTCTGCTTG
Above is a genomic segment from Rosa chinensis cultivar Old Blush chromosome 3, RchiOBHm-V2, whole genome shotgun sequence containing:
- the LOC112193885 gene encoding chitinase 10; translation: MAAVSLSSAVVLFSLTTIFLFSISSWEAEAHPVSTLIKKKLYNNLFLHKDDKACPANDFYTYRSFIKATKFFPEFGTTGSLSTRKREIAAFLAQISHETTGGWATAPDGPYSWGLCYKEEISPTSNYCDDTNKEWPCYPGKSYKGRGPVQLSWNYNYGQAGKALGFDGLKNPELVANSSIIAFKTALWFWMTEQKPKPSCHDVMAGRYAQTQADVAANRTTGFGMVTNIINGELECGIGSDARVNDRIGYFKRYASLFSVQTGPNLDCENQKSF